ACAGAAGTCATCGAATCAAAACCAATTTATCCGGCTGAGTGTTTTGCAGGAACACTGCGATGAGCAGATCAGAGCGGTGCAGTCTCTGATAGATGATTGCCTGACAGAAACATTGAGTTTAAAGCGCCTGGCGGAATCGGTGTATATGTCTGAGCGCACCTTGATCCGACGCTTTAAGCAACATGTGGGCATGACACCCATGGATTACGTACGACTGGTCCGGCTGGAAAAGTCCAAACACCTACTTGCCAGCTCTAACTTGTCACAGGCGCAGATCGCCTATCAGGTTGGCTACCAGGACCCTCAGGCGCTGGCGAGGCAGTTCAAAAAACACTTTCAGGTAAGCATGAAAGCATTTCGAGAATAATAGTAATTTAGTATATGTTTTTGTAATTTACTCTGTTATAAAAGTATTAAATGCTATTGCGAGTACTGCAATTATGAATACTCACCTGACTCTTGTGGCTTTTTGTCTGACCACGCTGGTTGCCTGTGGCGGCGGCTCATCAGATAGTAGCCCGGCTGCCAATAATACCTCATCAAATACCACAACAGATACACAGACCTCTTCGCAATCTGGTGGCAATGCCACTGATCCCTCGCCGGAACAAGGGGATAACACAGATCCCCTGGCGGGCAGTGACCAAGGAGATAATACAGACTCACAAGCAGGAGATGAGGGGGAAGAGAGCACAGATCCACAGGTCGGTGATGAGGGTGATCAGGGAGAGGGTCAAGGTGAAGGTGAAGATGAAGGTGAGACACCTGAGCCGGAAAACACTCCGCCCGAGGTCGTCGTCGATATCACTCAGCCAGAAGTGGTAAAAGGCGCGCCATTAACCTTATCTGCCAATGTCGAAGATCCAGAAGATACCGCGTTTAGCTACCTCTGGCGGCAGCTAAGCGGGCCTGAAGTGGAGCTGGGCGATGTCACGGGGCCAACCCTGACTGTGAGTTTGCCTGACACATACCAGGCTGCGGCGGACAGCTATCAGTTTTCAGTCACAGTGACAGACGCTCAGGGCGGTGAAACAACCACCATGATTGATGTCGAAGCCAGTAACGCGATGTCACCCAACCAGGCCGCGATGCTGTTGCATCAAGGCACGATGGGGCCAACACTTGAAGAGGTGAATGCTGCCACGGGGATCAGTGAAACGCAATGGCTGGATGCACAAATGGCGCTACCGGCGACCTATCATTCACCGTTACTGGAGAATTACCCGGGCAGAGATACGCCTCATCAGATAAACCGGATTGATGCCTGGTGGAAAGCGACCCTAAATGCAAATGACCAATTAAGGCAGCGGGTGGCTTTTGCCTTAAGTGAGATACTTGTGGTCTCGGATGCAAACAATGCCCTCAGGGGCGAGCCAGAGGGCATGCTGGCATATTATGATCTCTTGCTGGAACATGCATTTGGTAATTACCGGGCACTGTTAGAGGCTGTCACCTTGTCGCCGGTGATGGGCACTTACCTAAGTCATCTAGGCAATGAAAAAGCGGATCCTGAGCGTAACATACGGCCCGACGAGAATTATGCAAGAGAGGTCATGCAGTTGTTCACCATTGGGCTGGATATGCTGGATCAGGACGGTAGCATAATGCAAGATGACAAGGGCCAGCCAATCGCGACCTATTCTCAGCAGGAGATAACCGGGTTTGCACGTGTCTTTACAGGCTGGACGTTTGCCTATTCGGCGCGCTGGGACCGCCCGAGCCGCAATTACACCCTGCCCATGCATGCTTTTCCCGAATACCACTCTGAACTCGAAAAAACCTTGCTCAACGGTGCAGTGATCCCGGCCGGGGTAGGGCCAGAAGAGTCCATGCAGCTCGCACTGGACAACTTGTTTAACCACACCAATGTGGGCCCGTTTATCAGCAAGCAGCTTATTCAGCGTTTAATTACCTCCAATCCAACGCCACAATACGTAGAGCGGGTAGCAACAGTGTTCAATGACAATGGCAGCGGTGTGCGAGGCGATTTAAGCGCAGTGATCCGCGCTATCTACCTTGATGATGAGGCGCGCCGTTATGGCTCAGTGTTGGCATATCAGGGTAAAATTAAAGAGCCTTTACTAAAAGGGGTGCAGTTGTGGCGCACATTGAACGCGCACAGTGAAGAGGGTCACTATTTTACCTGGAACCTGGATGACAGATACGGTCAGGGTCCGATGCTATCACCTTCGGTATTCAATTTCTTCAGGCCAGATCATCAGCCGGCGGAGCTCAGTGAGCAGGGTTTGTTCGCCCCGGAACTTCAGATAGCTAACGATGCTGCGATGATAGGCACTTTGAACCAGCAATACGGCGATCTTATCTGGCGTATGGCTGAGCGTCACGACACTTTAAATCCATCGGCAATCTATTTGTACGGCCAAAGTGACATCAGTTTGCTTGAAACCAGTGGTCTCAGTGCGTTGCTCGACAGGTACAATCTGTTGTACTTTGCGGGCAACATGTCACAGGCAAGTCGGGATGCGTTCATTGAGCTGGATGAGTACTTTGCCAATCGAAGTGCGGCAGACAGAGTCGGACAGCTGTTGTTTATGGTGTCATTATCACCCGAATTTAACGTGCAGTATTAGGAGCCAGACATGATGAATAAAAGCAGAAGAGAGTTCCTATCATTATGCCTGAAGGGCGGTATGTCGGCGGCAGCATTGACCAGCCTGCAGCTTCAGGCACTGTCGGGTAGTGTTGAGCAGCGCAGTTTTTCAGACTATAAAGCCCTGGTATGCGTGTACCTGTATGGCGGAAATGACTCCATGAATATGCTGGTCCCGCTGACGGGCGAGCAGCGCAGCTGGTACGAGGCAAGTCGGCAAAATTTGGCGGTGCAAGAGGCAATTTCGCTCACTACCGCCAGTGAATTTGAAGGCGGGGTTGGTCTGCATCCGGCGATGGCACCCTTACAGTCCTATTTTGATCAGCAAAATCTGGCGTTTGTGGGTGGTGTAGGTACTTTAATCGCGCCAACCTCATTAACGGAGTACCAGGCCAAAAGTGTACCATTGCCGCAGCATTTGTTTTCGCACAACGACCAGCAGGCAACCTGGATGCATGGTCAGGAAAAACAAACGCTGAATACCGGCTGGGGAGCAAGGTTATTAGAGCGCCTGGAGCAGGGCAGCGTATTTGGCAGTAACATCACCATAGATGGGGCAAACCCATGGCAAACCGGCACCAACACCAGCGCATTTGCCCTGAGCAAGAGTGGAGTCAGTAAAATTAACGCGCTGAGTGGCTATGAGCCAAGGGTGGAACATGTGCGGCGCGTTAT
The Pseudoalteromonas viridis DNA segment above includes these coding regions:
- a CDS encoding DUF1800 domain-containing protein, which codes for MNTHLTLVAFCLTTLVACGGGSSDSSPAANNTSSNTTTDTQTSSQSGGNATDPSPEQGDNTDPLAGSDQGDNTDSQAGDEGEESTDPQVGDEGDQGEGQGEGEDEGETPEPENTPPEVVVDITQPEVVKGAPLTLSANVEDPEDTAFSYLWRQLSGPEVELGDVTGPTLTVSLPDTYQAAADSYQFSVTVTDAQGGETTTMIDVEASNAMSPNQAAMLLHQGTMGPTLEEVNAATGISETQWLDAQMALPATYHSPLLENYPGRDTPHQINRIDAWWKATLNANDQLRQRVAFALSEILVVSDANNALRGEPEGMLAYYDLLLEHAFGNYRALLEAVTLSPVMGTYLSHLGNEKADPERNIRPDENYAREVMQLFTIGLDMLDQDGSIMQDDKGQPIATYSQQEITGFARVFTGWTFAYSARWDRPSRNYTLPMHAFPEYHSELEKTLLNGAVIPAGVGPEESMQLALDNLFNHTNVGPFISKQLIQRLITSNPTPQYVERVATVFNDNGSGVRGDLSAVIRAIYLDDEARRYGSVLAYQGKIKEPLLKGVQLWRTLNAHSEEGHYFTWNLDDRYGQGPMLSPSVFNFFRPDHQPAELSEQGLFAPELQIANDAAMIGTLNQQYGDLIWRMAERHDTLNPSAIYLYGQSDISLLETSGLSALLDRYNLLYFAGNMSQASRDAFIELDEYFANRSAADRVGQLLFMVSLSPEFNVQY
- a CDS encoding DUF1501 domain-containing protein, translated to MNKSRREFLSLCLKGGMSAAALTSLQLQALSGSVEQRSFSDYKALVCVYLYGGNDSMNMLVPLTGEQRSWYEASRQNLAVQEAISLTTASEFEGGVGLHPAMAPLQSYFDQQNLAFVGGVGTLIAPTSLTEYQAKSVPLPQHLFSHNDQQATWMHGQEKQTLNTGWGARLLERLEQGSVFGSNITIDGANPWQTGTNTSAFALSKSGVSKINALSGYEPRVEHVRRVMQTLFSQASHPLASAYASRLNGSIEHTLYMNTLLEQAPTLTTEFGESSLSAQLAAVAKTISIQSQLGAQRQIFFVSMGGFDTHDNQESAHPALLGALANSLGEFQSALSELGVGDQVSTFTMSDFGRTLTSNGDGTDHGWAGNQLVLGGAVKGGDLHGAMMAQRLDGPDDVGGGRLIPAYSNEQYFAPLARWFGLGESELTDLFPNLSNFDAQALSLFKA